One Methanothrix sp. DNA window includes the following coding sequences:
- a CDS encoding small multi-drug export protein, with the protein MIDIPGWAMVMLLAMSPISELRGAIPLAIAYGYPPLEAYAISVLGNLVPVVPLLLFLGPVSSFLMRYPPGYRFFTWLFSRTRRKYIDGREGIGFVALMLFVAIPLPMTGAWTGCVLAFLLGFRFLPAFLSIALGVLIAGVVVTAAVSGAFALGHTILI; encoded by the coding sequence ATGATTGACATACCGGGATGGGCGATGGTGATGCTGCTGGCGATGTCCCCCATCTCAGAGCTTCGCGGAGCGATCCCTCTGGCGATTGCTTACGGCTACCCGCCGCTGGAGGCATACGCGATCTCTGTCCTGGGCAATCTGGTTCCTGTGGTGCCTCTGCTGCTGTTTCTGGGCCCGGTATCATCCTTCCTGATGAGATACCCGCCTGGGTACAGGTTCTTCACGTGGCTCTTCTCAAGAACCAGAAGGAAATACATCGATGGCAGAGAAGGCATCGGATTTGTGGCCCTGATGCTCTTTGTCGCCATCCCCCTGCCAATGACCGGCGCCTGGACCGGATGCGTTCTTGCATTTCTCCTCGGATTCAGGTTCCTCCCCGCATTCCTCTCGATAGCACTGGGTGTGCTCATAGCAGGCGTGGTGGTGACGGCTGCAGTCTCCGGTGCGTTCGCACTTGGCCATACGATTCTCATTTGA
- a CDS encoding adenylate kinase — MNIVLLGPPGSGKGTQAKMIAEKFNVKHISTGDILREHVRNGTELGKEAKKYMDAGQLVPDSILIGIIRDRLSKPDVAGGYMLDGYPRTIPQAEALDKILPELKQKIDVVLNIDVPDEELVRRLSGRRMCKCGRSYHILFNPPKVPGKCDACGGELYHRDDDKEEAILNRLKVYKQQTQPLIDYYTKAGLIANINGAGEINQIFDEISKVLSKFK, encoded by the coding sequence ATGAATATAGTTCTGCTCGGCCCACCAGGATCTGGGAAGGGGACCCAGGCCAAGATGATCGCTGAGAAGTTCAATGTGAAGCACATATCAACAGGGGACATACTCAGGGAGCACGTGAGGAACGGAACTGAGCTGGGGAAAGAGGCGAAGAAGTACATGGATGCAGGCCAGCTTGTGCCTGACTCGATACTGATCGGCATAATCAGGGATCGCCTCTCCAAGCCGGATGTGGCTGGTGGCTACATGCTGGATGGCTATCCGAGAACCATCCCCCAGGCTGAGGCGCTGGACAAGATACTGCCTGAGCTGAAACAGAAGATAGATGTCGTTCTCAACATAGATGTTCCTGATGAGGAGCTGGTGAGAAGGCTCAGCGGAAGACGGATGTGCAAGTGCGGGAGAAGCTACCACATACTCTTCAACCCGCCGAAGGTTCCAGGAAAGTGCGATGCCTGCGGAGGGGAGCTCTACCACAGGGACGATGACAAGGAGGAGGCAATACTCAACAGGCTCAAGGTATACAAGCAGCAGACCCAGCCGCTGATCGACTACTACACAAAGGCGGGCCTGATCGCAAACATCAACGGCGCAGGCGAGATCAACCAGATCTTCGACGAGATCTCGAAGGTATTGAGCAAGTTCAAGTGA
- a CDS encoding toprim domain-containing protein → MRTHKKSYDLEALEEQIEALLDASGRGAAVIVEGPRDRDALRRIGVPGPILMSSQRSCLELAEETARSYSEIVLMTDWDARGEEIAHKMEEYLRPTGVRVDAEIRKRLKLLVRKEIKDVESLWIFLERARESQGL, encoded by the coding sequence ATGAGAACGCACAAGAAAAGCTACGATCTCGAGGCGCTCGAGGAGCAGATCGAGGCCCTTCTGGATGCATCAGGTCGCGGCGCAGCGGTCATCGTCGAGGGGCCGCGCGACAGAGATGCGCTTCGCAGGATTGGTGTACCTGGCCCGATACTGATGTCCTCCCAGAGATCCTGCCTGGAGCTTGCGGAGGAGACCGCGAGATCGTACAGCGAGATCGTGCTGATGACCGACTGGGATGCGCGTGGGGAGGAGATCGCCCACAAGATGGAGGAGTATCTGCGTCCCACAGGAGTCAGGGTCGATGCGGAGATCAGAAAGCGGCTCAAGCTTCTTGTGAGAAAGGAGATAAAGGATGTCGAAAGCCTCTGGATATTCCTGGAGAGAGCGCGGGAGAGCCAGGGTCTGTAG
- a CDS encoding prephenate dehydrogenase/arogenate dehydrogenase family protein: MGRMLIVGGTGETGSWFARYFRDHGFDVCIWGPSGKFHVADALGVRYAHDLMSEVGESDIVVLSVPIERTPEVARRIGPAMKSGSLLMDLTSLKVEPVRAMVESSPPDVEVLGAHPMFGPTMPSIRGQTVILTPVGGRWGRWSSLVREILERDGARVEVLTPEEHDRMMAVVQALTHFAYIAIGSTLRSLRFDVSKSRRFMSPVYEVMLDFVGRILDQNPELYASIQMNPFAEDVRRAFIEECIRLSDSIETGDVEAFKRAMREAAEHFGDTHSALQRSDRIINQRAQERE, from the coding sequence ATGGGCAGGATGCTGATAGTTGGCGGGACGGGGGAGACCGGCTCATGGTTTGCCAGGTACTTCAGGGATCATGGATTCGATGTGTGCATCTGGGGGCCGAGCGGAAAGTTCCACGTTGCAGATGCTCTCGGGGTGAGATACGCGCATGATCTCATGAGCGAGGTGGGGGAGAGCGATATCGTGGTGCTGAGCGTGCCGATAGAGAGAACGCCTGAGGTGGCGAGGAGGATCGGGCCAGCGATGAAGAGCGGATCGCTGCTCATGGATCTGACCTCTCTCAAGGTCGAGCCTGTGAGGGCGATGGTCGAGTCGTCCCCTCCAGATGTGGAGGTCCTCGGGGCGCATCCGATGTTCGGGCCGACGATGCCCTCGATAAGGGGGCAGACTGTGATACTCACACCGGTCGGGGGGCGATGGGGGAGATGGTCATCTCTTGTGAGAGAGATCCTGGAGAGGGACGGCGCCAGGGTCGAGGTCCTCACGCCTGAGGAGCACGACAGGATGATGGCTGTGGTCCAGGCGCTGACGCATTTCGCGTACATTGCGATAGGCTCGACCCTTCGCTCCCTTAGATTCGACGTCTCAAAGTCGAGAAGGTTCATGAGCCCTGTGTATGAGGTGATGCTCGACTTTGTGGGGAGAATCCTCGACCAGAATCCGGAGCTTTACGCATCAATTCAGATGAATCCATTTGCGGAAGATGTAAGGAGAGCGTTCATAGAGGAGTGCATTAGGCTCTCGGACTCGATCGAGACTGGTGATGTGGAAGCCTTCAAAAGAGCGATGAGAGAGGCGGCGGAGCACTTCGGCGACACCCACAGCGCGCTCCAGCGCTCCGACAGGATAATAAACCAGCGCGCTCAGGAGCGGGAGTGA
- a CDS encoding phosphoribosylaminoimidazolesuccinocarboxamide synthase — protein MNRKLLMRGKVKEAYDLGSELEFQFTDSISVFDKIIPTKIPYKGETLCREGVFWFGRAERMGIRNHFIRYLPPAGMIVRKVSIVPPERITRETKGHLIPLEFICRWYVAGSLFDRLESGEIGPEALGFPRGRKVSFAEQLPEPYIELSTKLEKTDRLLSRDEALELAKLSPQEFEEITEMIIRIDEDIMRCVEPRGLIHVDGKKEFAFDENREIMVVDVYGTADEDRFWDKSLYEEGEYVDLSKEYVRKYYRQIGYKDMLYQARSAKMPEPEIPPLPDDIVRRTSEIYIQLYERITGERFVPARA, from the coding sequence ATGAACCGCAAGCTTTTGATGAGGGGCAAGGTGAAGGAGGCCTACGATCTCGGCTCGGAGCTGGAGTTCCAGTTCACGGATAGCATCTCTGTGTTCGACAAGATCATACCGACAAAGATACCTTACAAGGGCGAGACGCTCTGCAGGGAGGGCGTCTTCTGGTTCGGGCGGGCTGAGCGGATGGGCATAAGGAACCATTTCATCAGATACCTCCCGCCCGCTGGCATGATCGTGAGAAAGGTCAGCATCGTGCCTCCGGAGCGCATAACCCGTGAGACGAAAGGACATCTGATACCCCTGGAGTTCATATGCCGCTGGTATGTCGCAGGCTCGCTCTTCGACCGGCTCGAGTCAGGGGAGATCGGGCCTGAGGCTCTCGGATTTCCACGGGGGAGAAAGGTCTCATTTGCGGAGCAGCTGCCAGAGCCGTACATAGAGCTCTCCACCAAGCTGGAGAAGACCGACAGGCTTCTGAGCCGGGATGAGGCTCTGGAGCTGGCGAAGCTCAGCCCGCAGGAGTTCGAGGAGATCACGGAGATGATCATCAGGATAGATGAGGATATCATGAGATGCGTTGAGCCCAGGGGACTCATACACGTGGACGGGAAGAAGGAGTTCGCGTTCGATGAGAACAGGGAGATCATGGTGGTCGATGTCTACGGAACAGCGGATGAGGACAGGTTCTGGGATAAATCCCTTTACGAGGAGGGTGAGTACGTCGATCTGAGCAAGGAGTACGTGCGGAAGTACTACAGGCAGATCGGCTACAAGGACATGCTCTACCAGGCCCGGAGCGCGAAGATGCCGGAGCCAGAGATTCCACCGCTGCCAGATGATATCGTGCGAAGGACGAGCGAGATATACATCCAGCTGTACGAGAGGATCACAGGCGAGAGGTTCGTGCCCGCAAGGGCATGA
- a CDS encoding FeoA family protein, whose protein sequence is MIELTKAPCNSLLEVKSFTGLGGWQKRLEAIGIRKGIRLKKIACQPFGGPVVVDVNGTKISLGRGIASKIQVELAQHVK, encoded by the coding sequence ATGATAGAGCTCACAAAGGCACCTTGCAATTCGCTGCTCGAGGTCAAATCGTTCACAGGACTGGGCGGCTGGCAGAAGCGTCTGGAGGCCATAGGGATCAGGAAGGGGATCAGGCTGAAGAAGATCGCATGCCAGCCGTTTGGTGGACCGGTTGTTGTGGATGTCAACGGAACGAAGATCTCCCTGGGCCGCGGAATCGCATCTAAGATACAGGTCGAGCTCGCTCAGCATGTGAAATGA
- a CDS encoding phosphoribosylaminoimidazolecarboxamide formyltransferase, producing the protein MKLRQAVIPAGASERAKEIARELQELGLDILTLSNPAFSLPSDWSGSLLIYDESVISSSNGRLLIRSAIHGGGAVLESEDKEMLRAIRRDLNLADDVKRLASAAALYRCIAFDASELSSLQSDMYWPRYSVSLFEKVQDLRYGENWHQRAALYAKPGGLGLYRAVKLNGKEMSYNNFVDAETVLEMLIDLSEYDGVPTNRPLAVIVKHANPCGVAYGRDLEEAYRWAFATDPKSAFGGVIGFNMKVDLATAEAIGDSFVEVLIAPGYEPEALDLLRRNKPNRRILDIGDMLQRKEELYKGHAFRSVFGGMMLQDYDRGDILEWRVVTQRSPTPEENRALRFAWKVTKYVKSNALVYTTADRTIGIGSGQVSRVDSARFGAEKAEEHGLDTRGTVAATDSFFPFRDGLDRVHEAGATAVVHPGGSIRDREVIQAADEHGMAMVFTGMRHFRH; encoded by the coding sequence ATGAAGCTCAGGCAAGCTGTGATCCCCGCCGGAGCCTCTGAACGGGCGAAGGAGATAGCAAGGGAGCTGCAGGAGCTCGGCTTGGATATCCTCACCCTTTCAAATCCGGCTTTTTCTCTGCCCAGCGACTGGTCTGGGAGTCTTCTCATCTACGACGAATCTGTGATCTCAAGCTCTAACGGACGATTGCTGATAAGATCTGCCATCCACGGCGGCGGCGCTGTTCTTGAATCCGAGGACAAAGAGATGCTCAGAGCCATTAGAAGAGATCTGAATCTAGCGGATGACGTAAAAAGGCTGGCTTCTGCCGCTGCACTCTACAGGTGCATAGCATTTGATGCCTCTGAGCTCTCCTCGCTCCAGTCAGACATGTACTGGCCCAGGTACAGCGTCAGCCTCTTCGAGAAGGTCCAGGATCTGAGATACGGGGAGAACTGGCACCAGAGGGCTGCACTCTACGCTAAACCAGGCGGCCTCGGCCTTTACAGGGCGGTCAAGCTCAACGGCAAGGAGATGTCCTACAACAACTTCGTGGATGCAGAGACCGTCCTGGAGATGCTCATAGACCTATCAGAGTACGATGGAGTTCCGACAAACAGACCGCTCGCAGTCATAGTGAAGCATGCGAACCCGTGTGGCGTTGCATATGGAAGGGATCTTGAGGAGGCATACAGGTGGGCGTTCGCCACAGATCCGAAGTCGGCGTTCGGCGGTGTGATCGGATTCAACATGAAGGTCGATCTCGCAACCGCGGAGGCGATAGGCGACAGCTTCGTCGAGGTCCTCATAGCGCCCGGATACGAGCCTGAAGCGCTTGATCTCCTCCGGCGCAACAAGCCGAACCGCAGGATACTGGATATCGGGGACATGCTACAGAGAAAGGAGGAGCTGTACAAGGGGCATGCATTCAGGAGCGTATTCGGCGGGATGATGCTCCAGGACTACGACAGGGGGGACATCCTTGAGTGGAGGGTTGTCACGCAGCGCTCTCCGACCCCGGAGGAGAACAGAGCGCTCAGGTTCGCCTGGAAGGTCACCAAGTACGTCAAGTCCAATGCGCTGGTTTACACCACTGCAGACCGGACGATAGGCATAGGCTCAGGCCAGGTCAGCAGAGTAGACTCTGCCAGATTCGGCGCTGAGAAGGCCGAGGAGCACGGTCTCGATACCAGGGGCACTGTGGCAGCGACCGACTCGTTCTTCCCGTTCCGCGACGGCCTTGACAGGGTTCACGAGGCAGGGGCGACGGCTGTCGTCCACCCGGGGGGATCGATAAGGGATAGGGAGGTAATCCAGGCGGCTGATGAGCATGGTATGGCCATGGTTTTCACGGGCATGCGCCACTTCAGGCACTGA
- the hisF gene encoding imidazole glycerol phosphate synthase subunit HisF, whose product MLARRIIPCLDCDLGVPDGRVVKGIEFRQIRYAGVPWELATRYYEDGADEIVFLDITASHERRATMFDVIRKTSEHVFVPLTVGGGISSLEDARKAFSAGADKVTVNTAALRRPELIREIAESYGSQAVVVAIDAKRRYQDLDGRITINTESGRCWFECSYYGGRRFTGVDALAWARRVEELGAGEILLTSMDRDGTYDGFDIELTEAVSRMVRIPVIASGGCASPEHMYEVFRRTDASAALAASIFHFNQWSIRDCKRYLHERGINVRITD is encoded by the coding sequence ATGCTAGCCCGCAGAATCATTCCGTGTCTGGATTGCGATCTCGGAGTTCCGGACGGCAGGGTTGTCAAGGGGATCGAGTTCAGGCAGATAAGATATGCAGGGGTTCCCTGGGAGCTGGCGACCCGCTACTACGAGGATGGCGCTGATGAGATCGTATTTCTGGATATCACGGCCTCCCACGAGCGGAGGGCGACGATGTTCGATGTCATCAGAAAGACATCAGAGCATGTTTTTGTGCCGCTGACAGTGGGTGGAGGGATCTCAAGCCTGGAGGACGCTCGGAAGGCCTTCAGCGCAGGTGCTGACAAGGTGACGGTGAACACAGCAGCACTCAGGAGGCCGGAGCTCATCAGGGAGATAGCAGAGAGCTACGGCAGCCAGGCGGTTGTGGTCGCGATCGATGCGAAGAGAAGGTATCAGGATCTGGATGGCAGAATCACCATAAACACCGAGAGCGGAAGGTGCTGGTTCGAGTGCTCGTATTATGGAGGCAGGCGATTCACTGGAGTCGATGCGCTCGCATGGGCGAGGCGTGTTGAGGAGCTCGGTGCGGGTGAGATACTGCTCACAAGCATGGATCGTGATGGCACATACGATGGATTCGATATCGAGCTCACAGAGGCGGTATCAAGAATGGTGAGGATACCTGTGATCGCATCAGGCGGATGCGCCAGCCCTGAGCACATGTACGAGGTGTTCAGGAGAACAGATGCATCTGCAGCGCTCGCTGCGAGCATATTCCACTTCAACCAGTGGAGCATACGGGATTGCAAGAGGTACCTCCACGAGCGCGGGATAAATGTGCGTATCACCGATTGA
- a CDS encoding DUF167 family protein, whose translation MKSLDDAVERHPDGVVLHIDVLPGSPALMIPAGFNAWRGSIEIRLTERADHGRANRQLIQEIARSFGISQGDVEILSGHRSHRKVVLMRGIDAESVLAALRRSLR comes from the coding sequence GTGAAGAGTCTGGATGATGCGGTCGAGCGCCATCCTGATGGGGTGGTTCTGCATATCGATGTTCTTCCGGGATCTCCGGCGCTTATGATCCCAGCTGGCTTCAACGCCTGGAGGGGCAGCATCGAGATCAGGCTTACGGAGAGGGCTGACCACGGTCGGGCCAACAGACAGCTTATACAGGAGATTGCCAGGTCTTTTGGGATCTCGCAGGGCGATGTCGAGATACTGAGCGGCCACAGGAGCCACAGGAAGGTGGTTTTGATGAGAGGCATCGATGCCGAATCTGTTCTGGCGGCTCTCAGGAGATCGCTCCGGTGA
- a CDS encoding glutamate synthase-related protein: MNLRRPNANEATGTFNRSRDVVPMSGICSRCVDGCRGGCETWLSSFRGREVLYPGPFGEITAGADKNYPVDYSHLNIQGYAVGAYGLPEGVEPDPDTALFPNVNTETEYGWTRKVRMRVPIFTGALGSTEIARKNWEHFAIGAAISGITLVCGENVCGVDPDLVLGSDNKVKKSPEMDRRIETYKRFHEGYGEILVQMNVEDTRLGVAEYVSSKHNLETIELKWGQGAKCIGGEIRVPSLERALVLKRRGYVVQPDPEDPAVQAAFKEGGIKEFERHSRLGFVTKDGFLREVDRLRDLGFKRITLKTGAYSMVELAMAIRFGAEAHLDLITIDGAPGGTGMSPWPMMNEWGIPTFYLEALAYEFCERLSKRGMRVPDIAMAGGFSTEDGVFKAIAMGSPYVKAVCMGRALMIPGMVGKNIQKWLETGDLPKTVAKYGQRPEEIFVSYEELRAKYGDEIKNIPLGAVAIYTYCQKFKTGLQQLMAGSRNFSISSISRKDLMALTEDAARISGIPYVMDAYRDKALEILDWMGE, from the coding sequence ATGAACCTTAGAAGGCCGAATGCCAATGAGGCTACAGGGACGTTCAACCGGTCGCGGGATGTCGTCCCGATGTCCGGAATATGCAGCAGGTGTGTGGATGGATGCAGAGGCGGCTGTGAGACCTGGCTCTCATCGTTCAGAGGAAGAGAGGTGCTGTATCCGGGTCCTTTTGGAGAGATAACTGCGGGAGCCGACAAGAACTATCCTGTGGATTACTCGCATCTGAACATACAGGGTTACGCTGTCGGAGCTTACGGTCTCCCTGAGGGCGTCGAGCCTGATCCGGACACCGCGCTCTTCCCGAATGTCAACACTGAGACAGAGTACGGCTGGACCAGGAAGGTGAGGATGAGAGTGCCGATATTCACGGGTGCTCTCGGGTCCACCGAGATAGCCAGGAAGAACTGGGAGCATTTCGCAATCGGCGCGGCCATATCCGGCATAACGCTTGTCTGCGGGGAGAACGTCTGCGGCGTCGATCCGGACCTTGTGCTTGGAAGCGACAACAAGGTCAAAAAGTCTCCTGAGATGGACAGGAGGATAGAGACTTACAAGAGGTTCCACGAGGGCTATGGCGAGATCCTAGTGCAGATGAACGTCGAGGATACGCGCCTGGGCGTGGCCGAGTATGTCTCATCGAAGCACAACCTGGAGACGATAGAGCTCAAGTGGGGTCAGGGCGCGAAGTGCATCGGCGGCGAGATAAGAGTGCCATCGCTGGAGCGCGCACTGGTGCTCAAGAGAAGGGGCTACGTGGTGCAGCCAGACCCTGAGGATCCGGCGGTCCAGGCAGCATTCAAGGAGGGCGGAATAAAGGAGTTCGAGCGTCATTCGCGTCTCGGCTTTGTTACAAAGGACGGCTTCCTGAGAGAGGTCGACCGTCTCAGAGATCTCGGATTCAAGCGGATCACGCTGAAGACAGGCGCTTACTCCATGGTCGAGCTCGCGATGGCCATAAGATTCGGCGCCGAGGCTCACCTGGATCTGATCACGATAGACGGCGCTCCGGGCGGCACCGGAATGAGCCCCTGGCCGATGATGAACGAGTGGGGGATACCCACGTTCTACCTGGAGGCCCTCGCGTACGAGTTCTGCGAGCGGCTGTCAAAGCGTGGAATGCGTGTCCCGGATATAGCGATGGCAGGCGGATTCTCGACAGAGGATGGCGTCTTCAAGGCGATCGCCATGGGCAGCCCGTATGTGAAGGCGGTCTGCATGGGAAGGGCCCTGATGATCCCGGGCATGGTCGGGAAGAACATCCAGAAGTGGCTCGAGACAGGGGATCTGCCCAAGACGGTTGCGAAGTACGGTCAGCGGCCTGAGGAGATATTCGTGAGCTATGAGGAGCTCAGGGCCAAGTACGGAGATGAGATCAAGAACATACCGCTTGGCGCTGTCGCGATCTACACGTACTGCCAGAAGTTCAAGACGGGACTGCAGCAGCTGATGGCCGGCTCGAGGAACTTCAGCATCTCCTCCATATCGAGAAAGGATCTAATGGCGCTCACAGAGGATGCTGCCAGGATATCCGGCATACCCTACGTCATGGATGCATACAGGGACAAGGCGCTGGAGATACTCGACTGGATGGGAGAATGA
- a CDS encoding NosD domain-containing protein produces MSMVWPWFSRACATSGTERMYALRIAIILSLLSSPAMAVQIPAGQDVQSAINSATPGDTLILEAGEHRPFVVDRPLTLIGYGAFIRSDVQSPAIAVRSDGVRIEGFSIAGVKRPSEEKFKYYMERYQGGASRASGTSTHAASADRYLRLDLPNAAVLVFGSNVTLKNIIVRDAEVGVFAEDLHDLLMDNSTFQSCKTGVLILRSSNVSISSSELTGCEKAGLNASNSRLFVVRECRAINNTHAGLFFRNCEDINVIDNILSRNSEGLVFWGTNHSSATGNQADLNYYGILLADSHNNTISGNILVNNRRSEIVSGFGVGMSIQANSSYNLVFRNTASNNYNGLEITENCQRNALCANNISRNTHGVRLDKNWNNLIYRNNFVDNVISAYDNQTKSIWNTTVGNHYSDYRGSDEDGDGIGDTPYTIPKGSSMAADYRPLVMPFTGDVDPEEILNDVRRYARYDPEEGKTISVNETGAAIRYTARRGPPVFEEKREVERPPFTPVL; encoded by the coding sequence ATGAGCATGGTATGGCCATGGTTTTCACGGGCATGCGCCACTTCAGGCACTGAGCGCATGTATGCTCTCAGGATCGCGATCATCCTGTCTCTTCTCTCATCTCCAGCCATGGCCGTACAGATCCCAGCGGGCCAGGATGTCCAGAGCGCGATAAACTCGGCTACCCCGGGAGACACGCTGATCCTGGAAGCTGGAGAGCACAGGCCGTTCGTTGTTGACAGGCCGCTGACGCTCATCGGATACGGCGCCTTCATACGCTCTGACGTCCAGTCTCCGGCGATAGCAGTTCGGTCCGATGGCGTGAGGATAGAGGGATTCTCGATAGCGGGGGTGAAGAGGCCATCTGAGGAGAAGTTCAAGTACTACATGGAGCGATATCAGGGAGGCGCTTCACGAGCATCAGGGACTTCAACCCACGCGGCATCTGCGGATCGCTACCTCAGGCTGGACCTGCCGAACGCAGCCGTTCTCGTGTTCGGTAGTAACGTGACGCTTAAGAACATAATCGTGAGGGATGCAGAGGTCGGGGTTTTCGCCGAGGACCTTCATGATCTTCTGATGGACAATTCCACATTCCAGAGCTGCAAGACCGGTGTGCTGATTCTGAGATCCTCGAACGTGAGCATCAGCAGCTCAGAGCTTACAGGGTGTGAGAAGGCTGGGCTGAACGCCTCGAACTCCAGGTTATTCGTTGTCAGAGAATGCAGGGCGATAAACAACACGCATGCAGGACTTTTCTTCAGAAACTGTGAGGATATCAATGTCATAGATAATATCCTGAGCAGGAACTCGGAGGGTCTGGTCTTCTGGGGCACTAACCACAGCTCTGCAACTGGAAACCAGGCAGATCTCAACTACTACGGGATCCTCCTGGCAGACTCGCACAACAACACGATATCCGGGAACATCCTCGTCAACAACAGGAGAAGCGAGATCGTGAGCGGGTTCGGGGTCGGCATGAGCATCCAGGCGAACAGCAGCTACAACCTGGTTTTCAGGAACACAGCATCGAACAACTACAACGGGCTGGAGATAACTGAGAACTGCCAGAGAAACGCCCTCTGCGCGAACAACATATCCAGGAACACACACGGCGTCAGGCTCGACAAGAACTGGAACAACCTGATCTACAGGAACAATTTCGTGGACAACGTGATAAGCGCTTATGACAACCAGACGAAGAGCATATGGAACACGACCGTGGGCAACCACTACAGCGATTACAGGGGATCTGATGAGGATGGAGATGGCATAGGAGATACGCCCTACACCATACCGAAGGGCAGCTCGATGGCCGCGGACTACAGACCGCTTGTGATGCCATTCACAGGAGATGTCGATCCGGAAGAGATCCTGAATGATGTAAGGCGATACGCTCGTTACGATCCGGAGGAGGGCAAAACCATCAGCGTCAACGAGACCGGAGCCGCAATAAGATATACAGCTCGCAGAGGCCCGCCGGTATTCGAGGAGAAGCGGGAGGTCGAGCGCCCGCCGTTCACGCCTGTGCTGTAA
- the hisH gene encoding imidazole glycerol phosphate synthase subunit HisH — translation MIAIVDYGMGNLFSIYNALLKAGGDPEIMREPEFRDAAGIIIPGVGSFGRCMESLRRFQKPLEERIAEGTPVLGICIGMQVMMDESEESPGARGFGWIPGRVVRLPEGVTVPQMGWNSLEIKRHLELLDGISPGDMFYFVHSYHCIPYDQRVAVATTLYGVEVAAVVAKDNIYGTQFHPEKSGPKGLRILENFVRMVRC, via the coding sequence ATGATAGCCATAGTCGACTACGGCATGGGCAATCTCTTCAGCATATACAACGCACTTCTGAAGGCAGGGGGAGATCCCGAGATAATGAGAGAGCCTGAGTTCAGGGACGCTGCGGGGATAATCATACCAGGTGTCGGCTCCTTCGGGAGGTGCATGGAGAGCCTTCGCAGATTTCAGAAGCCTCTGGAGGAGAGGATCGCCGAGGGCACGCCTGTGCTGGGGATATGCATAGGTATGCAGGTGATGATGGATGAGAGCGAGGAGAGTCCGGGGGCAAGGGGCTTCGGCTGGATCCCTGGAAGGGTCGTGCGGCTGCCTGAGGGCGTAACCGTGCCGCAGATGGGCTGGAACAGCCTGGAGATAAAGAGGCATCTGGAGCTGCTGGATGGCATATCCCCCGGAGATATGTTCTACTTCGTCCATTCGTACCACTGCATTCCATACGATCAGAGAGTGGCTGTGGCGACCACACTCTATGGCGTGGAGGTCGCAGCGGTTGTGGCGAAGGACAACATCTACGGAACGCAGTTCCATCCGGAAAAGTCAGGCCCGAAGGGTCTGAGGATACTGGAGAACTTCGTGAGGATGGTGAGATGCTAG